In Pseudomonadota bacterium, a single window of DNA contains:
- a CDS encoding acyl carrier protein: MQRIQVPGRASPLTEPLDPEFERTVTTALRQVANRDVPTVTADGLIADLGLDSVSVAELFVVLEETLDIVIDPDEIMQARTFRDLQDIVQRLQGGGAAQR, encoded by the coding sequence CTGCAGCGCATCCAAGTTCCAGGGAGAGCGTCCCCCTTGACCGAGCCCCTCGACCCAGAGTTCGAACGCACGGTGACCACCGCCCTGCGCCAGGTCGCCAACCGCGACGTGCCCACCGTCACCGCCGATGGCCTCATCGCCGACCTTGGGCTCGACTCGGTGTCGGTGGCGGAGCTTTTCGTGGTGCTCGAGGAGACCCTCGACATCGTCATCGACCCTGATGAGATCATGCAGGCGCGCACCTTCCGCGACCTGCAAGACATCGTGCAGCGCTTGCAGGGCGGCGGCGCGGCGCAACGGTGA